In Colletotrichum destructivum chromosome 1, complete sequence, the sequence ACGGGCTCCTAGGCAGAAGATCCGCACAGGAGGGGCCTCGGGACGAAGGTCTTTCATCGCCGTGCCCTTTCCAGACAGGGGAGGGTGGAGGGTATATCGCAGTGCTATCGTGATGTCAGTCCTGGGTCTACTCCGCCATCGTTGTTCGCAACTCACCACTCAAACTCTTCAAACCCTCGTTCGTCAatctctcccccttcttaATGCTGTAGGGGCTCAACTCATGGAGGACACTACCAATCGTGACAGGGTATGTGAGCATCTTCGTGACCTGGCGCATGCTGCGCTCGTCATTCACAGCCTCGAACTCTCGGCTGTACATGAAGGTATCCCAGTTCGTCATATTGACGACAGCCTCGGGCATCTGATCCTCCGCCATGACGAACTCGGGGAAGGCGCGTCCGGACCGAAGGTCGtggtcgtcctcgttgaTCTCCCTCAAGGTGTCACAGATCTCGAGATGAGCCTCGTAATTGTCCATCCAGTGTTCCTTGCTGCAGTAAACAGGTACTCCGCAGTCGGGGCATTCAAACTCGACGTGCGCCGGCGCAAGCTGGCCTGTTTGCGCCTGGTTTTCCTCTCCGTGAGGAGCAATAGTGGGGACTCGAGTCGCGCGGTGCTCTGGGTGAGGGCAATACGCATGCTGTCTCATGAAAGCCGCACGGCGGCGGATCTCCGGGATGGGCGAGTTCGTGAAGGAGTGGAATAGATCGTCCGATCGAAGTTTAGGGGTCGGGCTTTCGCTGGCCGCGAGCTTGGCAGCCGCCACTTCTTGCGAGGCTTTCGGCGTTGAAGAGAACTGTCTTGTGAGCACGTTGTTCGCCTTGGATCTCCGCGAAACGGTGGAATGGAGGCTTCGGGTCGCGTGGGCTGATGCGAGCCGAGGGGCGGTTCTCGAGGATCCATTGGCCATCAATTGCCTCCGCAGCGTCGAGGAACATTGTCCGCAGACGCTAGATGCTGCTCTTCGCAATGCCGGCTCCATCTTGGGCAGATTCGATGAGGGCCCAGTTGTATGTGACCTGCGATATTACCACGAACAGCACTGTTCCGGCGAGCTGCGAGAGCTCGCCCCGTACGGATGCCGACCCGAAATTTTGGAGGGGATCGGATAAATGAGACGCCGGTGCCACCGCGTCCCCACTACACCTAACGAATATGTATCAAGCGTCAAGTGGGAACCGGAAGCTGCTGAAATTTTGTGCTGGAGCTCCCCAGCCTTCTATCCACTCACCATCGCTACAAAAACATCACCGTATCTCGTGTCTCGCCCATCCATTCGAGCTCGAAACCTTGAGGCCGCGCAGGCTATCTGCGCTCACCCGCAATCAtggcgacgacctcgaacATGTTCCTGTACTCGCTGACCCTTCAGCCGCCTACCAACGTCACCCAGGCGGTGTTGGGTCAGTTCTCAGGAACGAAGGAGCAAAACATTGTGACGGCGTCGGGATCACGGTTGACACTGCTCCGCCCAGACCCGTCGCAAGGCAAGGTAATCACCGTGCTCTCACACGACATTTTCGGCATCATCCGATCCATGGCCGCGTTCCGGCTGGCTGGGAGCAACAAGGGTAAGTCTCGTGTCCCAATCCCACTTGAAGCTTCACTTAGTGATTTGTGAGAAGCTTGCCGGTCACGACAGGTGTCCTCGCAGTCAATGTCGCTTGACTTTGGAAGCGAGACGTGATTGTCAACGGACTGTGCTGACCTTGTGTCAAAAGACTACCTCATTCTCGCGACTGACTCTGGAAGGATCACCATCATCGAGTACATTCCCGCGCAGAATCGGTTCCAGCGTCTTCATTTAGAGACGTTTGGAAAGTCTGGAGTGCGACGTGTCATCCCCGGGGAATATCTAGCTTGCGATCCTAAGGGCAGAGCGTGTTTGATTGCCTCGGTCGAGAAGAACAAACTTGTCTACGTTCTCAATCGCAACTCACAGGCCGAGCTCACAATCTCATCGCCTCTGGAAGCACACAAGCCCGGCGTTTTGGTGCTGTCCATGGTCGCTCTGGATGTCGGCTACGCGAACCCGGTCTTTGCCGCGCTCGAAATCGAGTACACAGAAGCAGACCAAGATCCCACAGGGGAGGCGGCTCGAGAAGCGGAGACTCAGCTTGTGTACTACGAGTTGGACCTTGGACTGAACCACGTCGTCCGGAAATGGTCCGAATCCGTCGACCCTACGGCGTCGATGCTCTTCCAGGTGCCAGGTGGTCAAGACGGTCCTAGTGGCGTCTTGGTCTGCGGAGAGGAAAACATCACATACAGGCATTCGAACCAAGAAGCCTTCCGCGTACCAATCCCACGTAGACGTGGTGCAACGGAAGACCCTTCGAGAAAACGTCACGCTGTCTCCGGTGTGATGCACAAGCTCAAAGGCAGTGCCGGcgcctttttcttcctcctgcaGACCGAAGACGGTGATCTCTTCAAGGCCACCCTCGACATGGttgaggacgccgacggaaATCCCACCGGCGAAGTCAAGAGGCTCAAGATAAAGTACTTCGATACCATTCCGGTCTCATCGAGCTTGTGCATTCTCAAGAGTGGTTTCCTGTATGCTGCTAGTCAGTTCGGCAACCATCAGTTCTACCAGTTCGAGAAGCTtggggacgacgatgacgagctgGAGTTCTCGAGCGATGACTTCCCTACGGATCCCAAGGCTGGATATGATGCTGTTTACTTTCACCCGAGACCCTTGGAGAACCTTGCCCTCGTTGAGAGCATTGACTCCATGAACCCTCTGCTCGACTGCAAGGTTGCAAACCTTACCGGCGAGGACGCACCTCAAATCTACACAGCCTGCGGCAACGGTGCTCGCAGCACGTTCAGGATGTTGAAGCATGGCTTGGAAGTCAATGAGATTGTCGCTTCAGAGCTACCCGGTATCCCCTCAGCCGTGTGGACGCTGAAGTTGAACCGCGGCGACCAGTACGACGCCTACATTGTCCTGTCTTTCACAAACGGAACGCTCGTCCTGAGCATTGGCGAGACTGTCGAGGAAGTCAGTGACTCCGGCTTCCTGACGTCTGTGCCTACTCTGGCGGCACAGCTGCTCGGTGAAGATGGCCTCATTCAGGTTCATCCCAAGGGCATTCGTCACATTCGACACGGCCATGTCAACGAGTGGGCAGCGCCACAGCATCGGTCCATCGTCGCTGCTACGACAAATGAGCACCAGGTTGCTGTCGCCCTCAGCTCGGGTGAGATCGTCTACTTCGAAATGGACGGCGATGGATCTTTAGCTGAGTATGACGAGAAAAAAGAGATGTTCGGAACCGTTACCTGTCTGAGCTTGGGCGAAGTTCCGGAAGGACGCCTGCGAAGCTCTTTTTTGGCCGTTGGTTGCGATGACAGCACCGTGCGCGTGCTGTCGCTGGACCCTGAGTCGACGCTCGAGAGCAAGTCAGTGCAAGCTTTGACTGCTCCTCCGTCGTCCTTGGCAATCATTGCCATGGACGACTCCTCGTCTGGCGGATCAACTATGTATCTTCATATCGGCCTCCACTCTGGTGTCTACCTTCGTACAGTGTTGGACGAAATCACCGGAGAACTGACGGACACGAGACAAAAGTTCCTCGGTCCCAAGCCGGTGCGGTTGTTCCAAGTTACTGTCCAAGGAAGGACTTGTGTTATAGGGTTGAGCTCACGTCCGTGGCTTGGATACTCCGACCCCATCACCCGAGGCTTCTTGGTTACGCCCTTGAACTACGTTGACCTTGAGTGGGTCTGGAACTTCAGCAGTGAGCAGTGCGAAGAAGGTGTTGTTGGCATCCAAGGCCAATCGTTGAGGTGAGCATTTGCCCCGTTAcactcctccccccttctgTGACATGATGAGAAATTTGGGATCCTATGCCAAAGTGCTATGAGGTCTTACGCAACATACCAATTGTTCCTACTGAGTCATATCATTACCTGCATTTGTTAGAATTTCGCGAATTGTGATCAGAAGCTAACGAGACGTAGGATTTTTGCAATTGAGAACCTCGGAGATACTATTACACAAAAGTCGATACCCCTTAGCTACACTCCGAGACGTCTTCTCAAGCACCCCGAACACCCCATGTTCTACACTATCGAGGCAGACAACAACACGCTACCGCCTGATCTTCGTGCCAAGCTCATCGCAGAGCCCGGTGTCGTCAATGGCGACGCCCGGATCCTCCCACCTGATGAGTTTGGATAccccaagggcaagggccGATGGGCTTCATGTATCAGTGTCATCGATCCGTTGTCTGAGGAGCAACGGGTTTTGCAAACCGTTGACCTCGACAACAACGAAGCAGCCGTCAGTGCTGCGATAGTGTCTTTTGCTAGCCAGGACAATGAAAGTTTCCTGATTGTCGGCACAGGCAAAGACATGGTTGTCAATCCCCGCCAGTTCTCCGAGGGTTACATCCACGTCTACCGTTTCAGCGAAGATGGCCACGAGCTGGAATTCATTCACAAgaccaaggtcgaggagccTCCATCTGCACTTCTGGGTTTCCAAGGAAGGCTGCTTGCCGGTATCGGCCAGACCCTGAGGATATACGACCTGGGCCTGAGGCAGATGCTCAGAAAGGCCCAAGCCGACGTGGCACCGCAGCTGATTGTGTCGCTGAGCACACAAGGAAGTCGTATTATTGTTGGCGACGTTCAGCACGGAATCACCTACGTTGTTTACAAGCCCACCACCAACAAGCTTATTCCCTTCGTCGACGATACCATCTCCAGATGGGTCACGTGCACGACCATGGTGGACTACGAATCGGTTGTTGGAGGCGACAAGTTTGGCAACATATTTCTCGTCCGCTGTCCGGAGAAGGCGAGCCACGAAGCCGATGAAGAGTCGGGCGGTCTGCACCTTCTTAACACGAGGGACTACCTCCATGGCACCCCCCACCGCCTtagcctcctcggccattCATACACCCAGGACGTGCCGACCAGCATTACAAAGACGAGTCTGGTCGTCGGTGGCCAGGATGTACTTCTCTGGAGCGGCATCAACGGCACCATCGGTGTCTTCATCCCCTTTGTCACGCGCGAGGATGTCGACTTTTTCCAGAACCTCGAGCAGCACATGCGCACCGAGGACGCACCGCTCGCCGGCAGGGATCACCTCATGTACCGCAGCTACTACGTCCCCGTTAAGGGCGTCATCGACGGTGACCTGTGCGAGAGGTACACTCTCCTGCCCAGTGAAAAGAAGCAGATGATCGCTGGTGAGCTGGACCGCTCGGTGCGGGAGATTGAGAGGAAGATCTCAGACATCCGTACTCGGTCCGCCTTTTAAGGCCGTGGGCTGGCGGATGGTGGgatttttttcttcttctctagGATGGGGCATGTTTGCTTCCCCGGACAGGTCTTCGCGCAAAAGACGGAGGTGATGGATGTCCGGGCATGTTGCGTGTATTGTGTACAAAGCTTTACAATGGATGTATGGTAGCGGCGTTTTTATACAGGCCAAACAGAGCCGTAGGGTGGTTCAGGACATGATGACGATGCAAATGATGAAGAGTTCTAATAAATATCAGATGCCCCCAACGCCGCCCCTTCCTGCGCCGTGTAAACGTGTCAAACAAAATTTCCTCCCAGTAGCTTATTTCTCACACATTCCTCCTCAGGTCTCACGCAGATCCCCTCCAAAACGGCCCGCGGTTTTGCGGAGGAGCTTTGGCCCTCTTCCCGCCCTCTTGCACGGGATGGTCCCTCTCCcaggcctcgtcgtccgagtaAGCCTCCAtcgcggcggcaacgtcgtAGCCGACCTGCTCGAGGTACAACACGGCAACGTCGTAGTCAGAAACCTTGCACCCCGTCATGAAGCGGCGGATGCGGCTCTtgcgcagctcctcctcctcgccctcaacAGGCCGCGGCGAAAGGCTAACGCCGGCGGTGTAGTACTCGCCGGGGACCAGCACCGTCcggcggccatggaggaGGTGATCGctggtgatgttgttggcgcggcggaggacggcggcgggcacgCCGTAACGGAGAGACAGTGAGGCGACGGTGTCGTGCTCGTGATCGAGGAAGTGGAGGGTATCTTCAGGCGGGGTACccgctgccgaggacgacgaggcgctgccgccgccactctTTTCGTCGGGGggcacgtcggcggcggtgttgggCGTatatggcggcggcgcggcggccggggcacCGGAAGAGAGGTGGTGGGTCGGCGGGTAGGAGGTGTACGACGGCGGGTCCCTGAGGTTCGGGGGCAGCaccgagggcgccgacgaggttTGGCAGTATGGGCAGTAGGATGCGAAGCGGGGGTTGTTCTGGATGCGGTCAGCAACGTCCAAAGCCCGGCCGGAAATGACGAGGGGAAACAGGGTCGGCGAACATGGATGCAGTTCCCGCAGATTACACGAGAGCAGCACTCGAGTCGCCTATCGTCCGGGAGTGGCTTCTCGGTGGCGGTGCTGTGCCGGGGGACGGTGGCAAGGAACTTCGCGCAGGTGCAGCAagcctcgtcgcccgcggcTGTCGGGTTGCAATCGATTTTCATGGTTCTGACGGTTATCAAAGGGCTATGTTTGTTTATGTTTGGAATTGCAGGCAAAGTTCGTCGGCCAAATAACGCGTGAAGATGGATGGTGTTGCCGCTCCGAAGAACCTTAGCCCACAATGGTGACGGTCTCACGGGTTGAAGGGCCAGGTCCCCTATCCCCGCACTGTCGCCACCCCCACTGCGGCGCACCGCCACCCCGGCCGAGTAGGCCGAAGTTGACTGACGTCTTCCATCCGGGTTTTGTCTCGGTGTGCTGGTACGGCCCGACCAGCTAGTACGTCGGGTTCGTGCCGAACCACGGGGAGGTGAGAAAGTGTTCGGTCTGCATACATATCCTTCCCACGCACAACGGCAAGGGCTGTAACCCACCCGGGCTCGTTTCTGTTGCCTTCTGGAACGGAATCCTGGGTACGGGCCGTCTGCTAGGTGAATTGATACACAAAGTTCTTAGAGACTCGTACAGAGGAATAACAGCGGTCTTTTTCCAAGTCGCTGCAGAACAGGAACGATCGCTCGGCCTTGACAAGCAATCAGCTGCGTCTCATCACTGTCGCCAACGTCCAGGGCCTTGATCGTACCCTCAATACAGTGATATGGAAGACCCCAGCTTGTCAGATCTATACGTGTGGTCCGGGAATACATTGCCATGGCTGCGACTTTGGCACTGGATGGCCCCAACAGTCCCTGAAAGCGATATCCTGACTGAGGCTTTACGTTCTTACCATTATTATCAGTCTTCGTTTCAGATTGGTCGCTCCAATCGTAGCTAATCTCGGACAAAGCTGGAAACTGAGCCCAGCGCGTATCTCTCCTTGTCAGAAAACCATTCTGCGCACTGTTCCATGAATCAGTACAGCGTTCTTAATGGCCCAATATTAAACTACCTGACCGCATTCGAAGTCTTCGTAGTTTACGGCGCCTTCGTCGATACTACAGCCCCGCTATCCCGGTTACTCGTCCAAGGTTTCGTCTGCTCGGACTTTACGTGCTGTCTACTTAAGAAGTTGGCGAACGCGAAGACTGGTAGAATACAGTTATCGACATCGTCCACGTAGAGAAGAGGTAAACATTGCCCGTTTCATCGTTCCAAAAACTACCATCTCGGCGGGTCCAGCGTGTCTGCACATTGTACAATCAAGGACGTCGTACTTTCGGACGGCTTCTGCGGCAACCTTCTCAACAAGCTGTTTCATTGATGTCGATTCCGAGCATTTGGTTTCTGGTACCAATGCTGAGGACTCCGCTGACCCTTGTACCGTggtcgagggggggggggagttACTTCCTGTTTGGAGAAGCTTGGGCATTCTTGTCAGGGACTCCTTTTTGTTTTCTACCAAGGGGTGGGGTTCTTTGAAATGTGGTGTCGAAGACAATGGAGTCGCGTAGCCGAATTTTGTGCGAGGAAGAGCCTTTCTGTCTTCCTGCTGTATGTGAATCTGGATAGGGAGGTGAAAAGCTGTCCACTTTCACTGTTAAATAGGtggctacctacctacctagaaACCACCCCCAATTTACCTAACTGTTCTGTCGGCAGTCGCCCCTTTCCATCCCATCATATACATCAAACCCAACTACTGCCCTTTGTAGCCTATGTCGTCGCCCATCTCAGCACCTTCATTGCGATAGCAATAGCGCTTAGCCTAGCGGTCGGACACACTGGTTAGATCATTCCACATTTGCCGAAGTCGAGAGACTTAACATTCTTTGCATTGCATATGGCTACGAGCCTCGCAAGTCTGAGGTCGCCAGTCGGTGACGGGATGCCATCTGTAACGTCTCACCGGAGTAATCGCATCGGCCTCAGCCGTCCAACGCAGTCCACCTGAGCATGCCGGTCCAATGTTCTAATACGTAGTTCTATTTGTAGCATCGTTTAAGAGCAGCCAGCCTCCGGGGTTTCACACATACCCAAGGCAGGACACAATGGAGAAGGCCGCTGTCACGCCCATGACTGCAAGCTAGATCCGGAATACTCGACAAGCAGGCCACAGAAGAGACGGCCTCTAGCGAATCTGTAAATAAGTACAAGTCCAATGTTTCATTTGGGTTAATCCGTCAACTTTTCAACCTCTGTCTATATTGCCCTCGAAATGCTGGCCAAACTCATTGGATTTGTTGACCTTGGTCACAACAATCTCCGCGGGCAATAAACATGCTCTTTCTCAGGCTGGCCTCACCATGGATTGACGCAGTGCTTCTAATGACAGCGACCGGGTTTTGGGTAATCCTACGAACTACAGCTACTCGTTCCAATGTAACTCTGGTCTTGTGCCTCAAGAAGTCTTGATGTTAACAAGGCGATGGAGAAGCGCAGCAAAATACGCCACCTGTGCCCAGGTGGTACAAGAACCGCTGACAGGCGATAGACCGAGTCAAGAAGCTCCGAGCTTCCTTCAGGCTGGCAACTCAATGAGACACTCAAAAGCCGCGACAAGTCACAGTCTTTCCTTGTAATCCCTCTTTTTGACTTCCTATTCAACATCAAACTATGTCATGACAGAGCCAAACGCAATTCACCACCTAGAGACAACTATATCGCGCCGTCGAGCAAGCATCCAAACGATCAGATTTTTTTTTAATCGCGCCACAGGCAAAGTTTCAAGTTGCGAGAAACTTCGGacgcggcggcatcgtcatcttGGCGGGAAGCCGGACCCAGTCCAAACATATTTGTGAGGCAGCAGAGCCAAGCATCGTGACGAGACCAAGGTGCCAATGGCATGTCGTCGGATGCCTGATTGCTCTAGCTTGGGGGGGACGGAGACCTCTCCACAGCGTACGAAGATCACGATCTCCCCGATT encodes:
- a CDS encoding Putative mitochondrial splicing suppressor 51, zinc-finger is translated as MEPALRRAASSVCGQCSSTLRRQLMANGSSRTAPRLASAHATRSLHSTVSRRSKANNVLTRQFSSTPKASQEVAAAKLAASESPTPKLRSDDLFHSFTNSPIPEIRRRAAFMRQHAYCPHPEHRATRVPTIAPHGEENQAQTGQLAPAHVEFECPDCGVPVYCSKEHWMDNYEAHLEICDTLREINEDDHDLRSGRAFPEFVMAEDQMPEAVVNMTNWDTFMYSREFEAVNDERSMRQVTKMLTYPVTIGSVLHELSPYSIKKGERLTNEGLKSLSALRYTLHPPLSGKGTAMKDLRPEAPPVRIFCLGARAESSLPRNVWLQLAHLFPESKIHLIFIGPESMANRDDEFPLPQRTPENPFGMVIEDRISHKMKISTIVDYYHTIHKTGYFAPYDPYFDCFCLFHPGLGHPASSHEWTETLPLLLETKLPIIATGYTQFDMERDIEWVRKTAAGEFDVLLEPGENLFRSLRWDMNDLDPQDVSCGNWGVWAFRGKRYETTKKDEE
- a CDS encoding Putative cleavage/polyadenylation specificity factor, A subunit produces the protein MATTSNMFLYSLTLQPPTNVTQAVLGQFSGTKEQNIVTASGSRLTLLRPDPSQGKVITVLSHDIFGIIRSMAAFRLAGSNKDYLILATDSGRITIIEYIPAQNRFQRLHLETFGKSGVRRVIPGEYLACDPKGRACLIASVEKNKLVYVLNRNSQAELTISSPLEAHKPGVLVLSMVALDVGYANPVFAALEIEYTEADQDPTGEAAREAETQLVYYELDLGLNHVVRKWSESVDPTASMLFQVPGGQDGPSGVLVCGEENITYRHSNQEAFRVPIPRRRGATEDPSRKRHAVSGVMHKLKGSAGAFFFLLQTEDGDLFKATLDMVEDADGNPTGEVKRLKIKYFDTIPVSSSLCILKSGFLYAASQFGNHQFYQFEKLGDDDDELEFSSDDFPTDPKAGYDAVYFHPRPLENLALVESIDSMNPLLDCKVANLTGEDAPQIYTACGNGARSTFRMLKHGLEVNEIVASELPGIPSAVWTLKLNRGDQYDAYIVLSFTNGTLVLSIGETVEEVSDSGFLTSVPTLAAQLLGEDGLIQVHPKGIRHIRHGHVNEWAAPQHRSIVAATTNEHQVAVALSSGEIVYFEMDGDGSLAEYDEKKEMFGTVTCLSLGEVPEGRLRSSFLAVGCDDSTVRVLSLDPESTLESKSVQALTAPPSSLAIIAMDDSSSGGSTMYLHIGLHSGVYLRTVLDEITGELTDTRQKFLGPKPVRLFQVTVQGRTCVIGLSSRPWLGYSDPITRGFLVTPLNYVDLEWVWNFSSEQCEEGVVGIQGQSLRIFAIENLGDTITQKSIPLSYTPRRLLKHPEHPMFYTIEADNNTLPPDLRAKLIAEPGVVNGDARILPPDEFGYPKGKGRWASCISVIDPLSEEQRVLQTVDLDNNEAAVSAAIVSFASQDNESFLIVGTGKDMVVNPRQFSEGYIHVYRFSEDGHELEFIHKTKVEEPPSALLGFQGRLLAGIGQTLRIYDLGLRQMLRKAQADVAPQLIVSLSTQGSRIIVGDVQHGITYVVYKPTTNKLIPFVDDTISRWVTCTTMVDYESVVGGDKFGNIFLVRCPEKASHEADEESGGLHLLNTRDYLHGTPHRLSLLGHSYTQDVPTSITKTSLVVGGQDVLLWSGINGTIGVFIPFVTREDVDFFQNLEQHMRTEDAPLAGRDHLMYRSYYVPVKGVIDGDLCERYTLLPSEKKQMIAGELDRSVREIERKISDIRTRSAF
- a CDS encoding Putative LysM and putative peptidoglycan-binding domain-containing protein 1-4; protein product: MKIDCNPTAAGDEACCTCAKFLATVPRHSTATEKPLPDDRRLECCSRVICGNCIHNNPRFASYCPYCQTSSAPSVLPPNLRDPPSYTSYPPTHHLSSGAPAAAPPPYTPNTAADVPPDEKSGGGSASSSSAAGTPPEDTLHFLDHEHDTVASLSLRYGVPAAVLRRANNITSDHLLHGRRTVLVPGEYYTAGVSLSPRPVEGEEEELRKSRIRRFMTGCKVSDYDVAVLYLEQVGYDVAAAMEAYSDDEAWERDHPVQEGGKRAKAPPQNRGPFWRGSA